Proteins encoded by one window of Sediminicoccus rosea:
- a CDS encoding HlyD family secretion protein produces MSAPGRSRLRTLLLLVVPALAVLGGLFIWQQGGRYITSENAYVRADIVQIAPEVTGRVVEVLVRDHARVDAGAVLLRIDPEPFRLAVARAEAELDAARTLVEVARATYRETQSELGELQARADHLLRQARRQQELAARGVSPATRLEETQNEADVARERINVVRQRLVRLLTTLKGDPELPVDDHPNVRERLVERDRAALDLARTQIKAPVSGTVVNMRVQRGEQLRAAVPLFALVSDRRPWVDANLKETTLAHVSIGQRVEVVLDLYPGLVWQGEVESISPATGAEFAILPPQNASGNWVKVVQRLPVRIRLLPRPDEPPLRAGITATVSIDTGRQRELADLTGYLRGLIPGSAAQGMR; encoded by the coding sequence ATGAGCGCACCGGGACGATCCCGCCTCAGGACGCTCCTGCTGCTGGTGGTGCCCGCGTTGGCGGTGCTGGGCGGGCTGTTCATCTGGCAGCAGGGCGGCCGCTACATCACCAGCGAGAACGCCTATGTCCGCGCCGACATCGTTCAGATCGCCCCCGAGGTGACGGGCCGCGTTGTCGAGGTGCTGGTGCGCGACCATGCCCGGGTGGACGCCGGCGCGGTGCTGCTGCGGATTGATCCCGAGCCCTTCCGCCTCGCCGTCGCCCGGGCCGAGGCCGAGCTGGACGCAGCACGCACGCTGGTCGAAGTGGCGCGCGCCACCTATCGCGAGACGCAGAGCGAGCTTGGCGAATTGCAGGCCCGCGCCGACCACCTGCTGCGCCAGGCGCGGCGCCAGCAGGAATTGGCGGCGCGCGGCGTCTCGCCCGCAACGCGGCTGGAGGAGACGCAGAACGAGGCGGATGTGGCGCGCGAGCGGATCAACGTCGTGCGCCAGCGCCTGGTGCGGCTGCTGACCACGCTGAAGGGCGATCCCGAGCTGCCGGTGGATGACCATCCCAATGTGCGGGAACGGCTGGTGGAACGCGACCGCGCGGCGCTCGACCTGGCACGGACGCAGATCAAGGCGCCGGTCTCCGGCACGGTGGTGAACATGCGGGTGCAGCGGGGCGAACAACTGCGCGCCGCAGTGCCTCTCTTCGCCCTGGTATCCGACCGAAGACCCTGGGTGGATGCGAATCTGAAGGAGACCACCCTGGCGCATGTCAGCATCGGCCAGCGGGTGGAGGTGGTGCTGGACCTCTATCCAGGCCTGGTCTGGCAGGGCGAGGTGGAGAGCATCAGCCCGGCGACCGGCGCGGAATTCGCCATCCTGCCGCCGCAAAATGCCTCGGGGAACTGGGTGAAGGTGGTGCAGCGCCTGCCGGTCCGCATCCGCCTGCTGCCGCGGCCGGATGAGCCGCCGCTACGCGCGGGAATCACCGCGACGGTCTCCATCGATACCGGGCGGCAGCGCGAGCTGGCCGACCTCACGGGTTATCTGCGCGGCCTGATTCCGGGCAGCGCGGCGCAGGGCATGCGATAG
- a CDS encoding tetratricopeptide repeat protein produces the protein MTRPSKDAKAIASWRSGVVARASGLWKSRRQDAALAELAAALSLSPGDVMLTLKQASFLRLLGRAPEAVVILAALREAHPGDLAVALELARAHRDAQNPAASLAMLDAILKADPAHRAALTAKIDLLWATQRRAEALAATEAALALLPSDLALTQKQGGFLRLLGRAPEAVGVLAAVREAHPDDLALALELARAHRDAGDPAASLAVLDAILAADPRHRAALNAKIDLLWASQRRTEALAVTEAALALMPGDPTLTQKQGGFLRLLRRAPEAVTVLAALREAQPADLAVALELARALRDAENPAASLAMLDSILATDPRHRGALTTKIDLLWASERRAEALAVTEAALTLLPGDLTLTHKQGGFLRLLGRAQEAVGVLAALRQAHPADLAVALELARAHRDAGDHAAHLAMLEAILAADPTHRAALNARADMAIDREDIPALIRLCRQAFALASQPDGAAGAEPLARMLPHLDLSSWNDEMWSWIDAVSRNAAGVGADALWKLYGVADLQGLELHCRRLLAAILDKPVLPEGLALQFIHRAYHAGDHRWPALASLLRARVPGPAVPRFDLELDAMQHGAAGALRQRRRVANRQPPEILLIFQLLQEAGRREAALRYLALARRFHPDHAQLRRRHLLGLVQSGEAERVRAEIAQILQGPQPPSQPDRQAAIAALEELGEAQEALRLIDATEDPKARKQLGSMRFRLLLRFGRLDEAQAMLVERASLGTAKRDMHFGPTLDGLWMTELGLSSTAEAASDDAGRLLRNGQFIGPSLKALDAHLARLPPRGQDSAAGPSHIPRSVVQYWNIGKPPEALEAIMRSWQAAEGFAYQLFDRRAATRFLADELGPDWAAAFRMARHPAEESDFFRLSFLAVRGGIYADCDDLLVGSLDRLTAGASGLVVFREPMGAIANNLILAEPRHHVLAYAAVAAKQALQRRDNDSIWAKTGPGLLTRAIAQACEEAARRGADPGVTILPRHHAARHVQFHIPLPYKKTRAYWNATNVGGLMAGLGGLVGVEAAAAGNAAA, from the coding sequence GTGACCCGTCCCTCGAAGGATGCGAAGGCCATCGCGTCCTGGCGGAGCGGCGTGGTGGCGCGTGCCAGCGGGCTTTGGAAATCGCGACGGCAGGATGCGGCACTGGCTGAACTCGCGGCGGCGCTGTCCCTGTCGCCCGGGGACGTCATGCTGACGCTGAAGCAGGCCAGCTTCCTGCGCCTGCTGGGCCGCGCGCCAGAGGCGGTCGTCATCCTGGCCGCGCTGCGCGAAGCGCATCCGGGTGACCTCGCGGTCGCGCTGGAACTCGCGCGGGCGCATCGCGACGCCCAGAATCCCGCCGCCAGCCTCGCCATGCTGGACGCGATCCTCAAGGCCGATCCCGCCCACCGCGCGGCGCTGACCGCCAAGATTGATCTTCTCTGGGCGACGCAGCGCCGCGCAGAGGCGCTGGCGGCGACCGAAGCCGCACTCGCCCTGCTGCCCAGCGACCTCGCGCTGACGCAGAAGCAGGGCGGCTTCCTGCGGCTGCTGGGCCGCGCGCCGGAGGCGGTCGGGGTCCTGGCCGCGGTGCGCGAGGCCCATCCGGATGATCTCGCACTGGCGCTCGAACTCGCACGGGCGCACCGCGACGCTGGCGACCCCGCCGCCAGCCTTGCCGTCCTGGATGCGATCCTGGCGGCCGATCCCAGGCATCGTGCGGCGCTGAATGCCAAGATCGATCTTCTCTGGGCCAGCCAGCGCCGCACGGAAGCGCTGGCGGTGACCGAGGCCGCACTCGCCCTGATGCCAGGCGACCCCACGCTGACGCAGAAGCAAGGCGGCTTCCTGCGGCTGCTGCGCCGCGCGCCGGAGGCTGTCACGGTCCTGGCTGCGCTGCGCGAGGCTCAGCCGGCTGACCTCGCGGTGGCACTGGAACTCGCACGGGCGCTTCGCGACGCCGAGAATCCCGCCGCCAGTCTCGCGATGCTGGACAGCATCCTCGCGACCGATCCCAGGCATCGCGGGGCGCTGACCACCAAGATCGATCTTCTCTGGGCCAGCGAGCGCCGCGCGGAAGCGCTGGCGGTGACCGAAGCCGCGCTCACCCTGCTGCCAGGCGACCTCACATTGACCCACAAGCAGGGCGGCTTCCTGCGCCTGCTGGGCCGCGCGCAGGAGGCGGTCGGGGTCCTGGCCGCGCTGCGCCAGGCCCATCCGGCCGACCTCGCGGTGGCGCTGGAACTTGCGCGGGCCCATCGAGACGCTGGTGACCATGCGGCGCATCTCGCCATGCTGGAGGCGATCCTCGCGGCCGATCCCACCCACCGCGCGGCGCTGAACGCCAGGGCCGACATGGCGATCGACCGGGAAGACATCCCCGCGCTGATCCGCCTGTGCCGGCAGGCTTTCGCCCTGGCCAGCCAACCCGACGGTGCCGCAGGTGCCGAGCCATTGGCGCGCATGCTCCCTCACCTCGACCTCTCGTCCTGGAATGACGAGATGTGGAGCTGGATCGACGCCGTCTCCCGCAACGCGGCGGGCGTGGGCGCGGACGCGCTCTGGAAGCTCTACGGCGTGGCCGATCTGCAGGGGCTCGAGTTGCACTGCCGTCGCCTGCTCGCGGCGATCCTGGACAAGCCGGTGCTGCCCGAGGGCCTTGCCCTCCAGTTCATCCATCGCGCCTATCATGCGGGCGACCATCGCTGGCCAGCCTTGGCGTCGCTGCTCCGCGCCCGCGTGCCGGGGCCCGCCGTGCCGAGGTTCGACCTGGAGCTCGACGCGATGCAGCACGGGGCGGCGGGTGCGCTGCGCCAGCGCCGGCGCGTGGCGAACCGCCAGCCGCCGGAGATTCTGCTGATCTTCCAGCTGCTGCAGGAAGCCGGGCGCCGGGAGGCGGCACTGCGCTATCTTGCGCTCGCGCGCCGGTTCCACCCGGATCACGCCCAGCTTCGGCGGCGCCACCTGCTCGGCCTCGTCCAGAGCGGCGAGGCCGAGCGCGTGCGCGCGGAGATCGCGCAGATCCTGCAAGGGCCGCAACCGCCCTCGCAACCGGACCGCCAGGCCGCCATCGCCGCGCTGGAGGAACTCGGCGAGGCGCAGGAAGCGCTGCGGCTGATTGACGCGACGGAGGATCCAAAGGCACGCAAGCAGCTGGGCTCGATGCGGTTCCGGCTGCTGCTGCGCTTCGGCCGCCTCGACGAGGCACAGGCCATGCTGGTGGAGCGTGCCAGCCTGGGCACGGCCAAGCGCGACATGCATTTTGGCCCGACGCTGGACGGATTGTGGATGACCGAGCTGGGCCTCAGCAGCACTGCCGAGGCCGCCTCCGATGATGCGGGAAGGCTGCTGCGGAACGGGCAGTTCATCGGGCCAAGCCTCAAGGCGCTCGATGCCCATCTTGCCCGCCTGCCGCCGCGCGGCCAGGACAGTGCCGCAGGGCCAAGCCACATCCCGCGCAGCGTCGTCCAGTACTGGAACATCGGCAAGCCGCCAGAAGCCCTGGAGGCCATCATGCGAAGCTGGCAGGCGGCGGAAGGCTTTGCCTACCAGCTCTTCGATCGGCGCGCCGCGACGCGATTCCTGGCCGATGAGCTCGGGCCGGACTGGGCCGCTGCGTTCCGCATGGCGCGCCATCCCGCGGAGGAGAGCGATTTCTTCCGGCTCAGCTTCCTGGCCGTCAGGGGTGGGATCTATGCCGACTGCGATGACCTGCTGGTCGGCTCGCTCGACAGGCTCACGGCGGGAGCCTCGGGGCTTGTCGTCTTTCGCGAGCCCATGGGGGCGATCGCCAACAACCTCATCCTGGCCGAGCCACGGCATCACGTCCTGGCCTATGCCGCCGTCGCGGCGAAGCAGGCCCTGCAACGGCGGGACAATGACAGCATCTGGGCCAAGACCGGGCCTGGACTGCTGACGCGCGCCATCGCCCAGGCCTGCGAAGAGGCCGCGCGGCGCGGCGCCGATCCCGGCGTGACCATCCTGCCGCGGCACCATGCCGCGCGGCATGTGCAGTTCCACATCCCGCTGCCCTACAAGAAGACACGCGCCTACTGGAACGCGACGAATGTCGGCGGGCTGATGGCAGGCCTGGGCGGTCTCGTCGGGGTGGAGGCGGCAGCGGCCGGCAATGCCGCCGCGTAA
- a CDS encoding response regulator transcription factor: MQTAPTTPLDPNQAQILLIEDDAILSGELVDIFEDHGIHARAIGDWPAALKLLEVHQPDLILLDQRLGAVDTLMMLPALRNLTAAPILFLTGNRNEADRVIGLELGADDFLLKPIAGRELVARVRAHLRRAMRRPAHVTGEWRMLETERRLLRPDGTPVPLTAAEFTLLAIMAAQPGVPIDRDTLTQQVLRRPFRAEDRALDNLVHQIRRKLGRRGAGEVISAVRNQGYAFSGFPEA; encoded by the coding sequence ATGCAGACTGCGCCCACGACCCCGCTCGACCCGAACCAGGCGCAGATCCTGCTCATCGAGGATGATGCGATCCTCAGTGGCGAGCTGGTGGACATCTTCGAGGATCACGGCATCCACGCGCGCGCGATCGGCGACTGGCCGGCGGCGCTCAAGCTGCTCGAGGTGCACCAGCCCGACCTGATCCTGCTCGACCAGCGGCTGGGCGCGGTGGACACGCTCATGATGCTGCCGGCCCTCCGGAACCTGACGGCCGCGCCCATTCTCTTCCTGACCGGCAACCGCAACGAGGCCGACCGGGTGATCGGCCTGGAGCTCGGCGCCGACGACTTTCTGCTGAAGCCCATCGCGGGACGCGAGCTCGTCGCGCGCGTCAGGGCGCATCTGCGGCGCGCCATGCGCCGGCCGGCCCATGTCACCGGCGAATGGCGCATGCTGGAGACGGAGCGCCGCCTGCTGCGGCCGGATGGTACGCCGGTACCGCTGACGGCGGCGGAATTCACCCTGCTGGCGATCATGGCGGCCCAGCCCGGCGTGCCGATCGATCGCGACACGCTCACCCAGCAGGTGCTCCGCCGCCCCTTCCGGGCGGAGGACCGCGCGCTGGACAACCTCGTGCACCAGATCCGGCGCAAGCTTGGCCGCCGCGGCGCCGGCGAAGTGATTTCGGCCGTCCGCAACCAGGGCTACGCCTTCAGCGGCTTTCCCGAGGCCTGA
- a CDS encoding glycosyl hydrolase family 8, which yields MSRNSEVETTSQASAPLRRLTFLRGMLGMAAAAAMPGLALAPASSHVLGPMLPAPPQSSATEADLAEWHAFRTRFITAEGRVVDTANNDISHSEGQGYAMLMAEWANDRATFERLLAWTRGHLSRPRDALFAWRWSPSPLLPRDSNSATDGDIVIGWALQRAAERWSVPAWRSQAEAIARDILRLTVREVAGRTVLLPGPYGFEKLEHVVLNPSYYNTPGLRALARLVPSPAWAKLEADGQWLMTVARFGRWELPADWVELNRRSGTVTPAAEWAPRFSWDAIRVPLFQAWAGEGEAPALGAALNFWTHATPGRLPAWTDLRTGALAPYAGHAGVSAVAMVSYEARTGFNQRVAIPTVSRATDYYGAALVMLARIARQEGPVAAASAQRRMASL from the coding sequence ATGTCCCGGAACAGTGAAGTTGAGACCACCAGCCAGGCTTCGGCACCGCTTCGCCGTCTCACCTTCCTGCGCGGCATGCTGGGCATGGCCGCCGCCGCCGCGATGCCGGGCCTGGCGCTGGCGCCGGCCAGCAGCCATGTGCTGGGCCCGATGCTCCCCGCCCCGCCGCAGAGCAGCGCGACCGAGGCCGACCTGGCCGAGTGGCACGCCTTCCGCACCCGCTTCATCACCGCCGAGGGCCGGGTGGTGGACACCGCCAACAACGACATCTCGCATTCCGAGGGCCAGGGCTACGCCATGCTCATGGCCGAATGGGCCAATGACCGTGCCACCTTCGAGCGCCTGCTGGCCTGGACCCGCGGCCATCTCTCCCGCCCGCGCGATGCCCTCTTCGCCTGGCGCTGGTCGCCGAGCCCGCTGCTGCCGCGTGACAGCAACAGCGCGACGGATGGCGACATCGTGATCGGCTGGGCCCTGCAGCGCGCTGCCGAGCGCTGGTCGGTTCCCGCCTGGCGCAGCCAGGCGGAGGCCATCGCGCGTGACATCCTGCGCCTCACCGTGCGCGAGGTCGCCGGCCGCACGGTGCTGCTGCCCGGCCCCTATGGCTTCGAGAAGCTTGAGCACGTCGTCCTCAACCCATCCTACTACAACACGCCCGGCCTGCGGGCTCTGGCGCGCCTGGTGCCGAGCCCGGCCTGGGCGAAGCTGGAGGCGGACGGCCAATGGCTGATGACGGTGGCCCGCTTCGGCCGCTGGGAATTGCCGGCCGACTGGGTGGAGCTGAACCGCCGCAGCGGCACCGTGACCCCGGCCGCCGAATGGGCGCCGCGCTTCTCCTGGGACGCGATCCGCGTGCCGCTCTTCCAGGCCTGGGCCGGTGAGGGCGAGGCCCCGGCGCTGGGCGCCGCCCTGAACTTCTGGACCCATGCGACGCCCGGCCGCCTGCCCGCCTGGACCGATCTGCGCACGGGCGCGCTGGCCCCCTATGCCGGGCATGCCGGCGTCTCGGCCGTCGCCATGGTCAGCTACGAGGCGCGGACCGGCTTCAACCAGCGCGTCGCCATCCCCACCGTCAGCCGCGCCACCGACTATTACGGCGCGGCTCTGGTCATGCTGGCGCGCATCGCCCGCCAGGAAGGGCCGGTGGCCGCCGCTTCGGCGCAGCGCCGGATGGCGTCGCTGTGA
- a CDS encoding PAS domain-containing sensor histidine kinase: MTRLAAAPSVPLARARPWNSRREWIWLSLFALLLLVIGFSAAVLIHTRISVIDAGFSAMAADHLLGNALYAAVQLHTLAVQLDDPAAQAAMDQALAALSALSDPERPAALPDYPPGGPEVEALRALIPQVLEDVRQLRAAPGAATLLPQRIGRLEGDILVLVARSSEAVARYGTRLAETAFIPYLIRALLGTTLVLLMTYVALVLISRTRLRKANQALAGWAEDTAGVLAAMPGVLIRSRRGQDGIWRRSFVGAAVTEVTGHSVEEALRDDWWSANVDPAVAQRDWAVGTTPQMEPTTEREFAFRHKRGHWIWIRHRSRTYASADGQLEMISVWNDVTERRDLRLQRETLTADLQRVIATMPGVLVRLRRGEDGRWAPHFISPSIEALTGDTVEEAKRHGWWQERADPEDRERLRNMLCQSDPTLPTSTDFRFRHSQGHMIWVHCSTRGYVDASGQAELICVWSDITAEKRLLLDREELANDLQAVIQAIPGVLMRIREAEGGSWQRVYVAPGIEALTGHSVAEALRPEWLHENLDPAEPGLIDAQMGGPFPDLQHSVEFRFRHKQGHWIWIRRFTRGNRGPDGRREIIAIWNDVTHEKRLTEQLTQSAKLAQLGEVATGMAHELNQPLAGISLAAENALFSLDRLPDPPERAQQKLGLIVDLTKRASDIIDHMRIFGRNDSAARAAVPLPEVFAGAGKLMASRLRAAEVRLDVTLPAELPPVLGKSVPLEQVIMNLIGNACDAYAGLAEPVPLAQRAIRITAHAEADWVIIEVQDAAGGIPEDILPRIFEPFFTTKPVGQGTGLGLSISYGIISDMGGTITANNRDGGCLTRILLPVAR, from the coding sequence ATGACCCGCCTGGCCGCCGCCCCCTCGGTGCCGCTGGCACGGGCACGGCCCTGGAACAGCAGGCGCGAATGGATCTGGCTCAGCCTGTTCGCCCTGCTTCTGCTGGTCATCGGCTTCAGCGCGGCCGTCCTGATCCACACGCGCATCAGCGTGATCGACGCGGGCTTCAGCGCGATGGCGGCCGACCACCTGTTGGGCAACGCGCTGTACGCCGCGGTCCAGCTGCACACGCTGGCGGTCCAGCTGGATGATCCGGCGGCGCAGGCCGCCATGGACCAGGCCCTGGCCGCCCTGTCAGCGCTGTCCGACCCGGAGCGCCCCGCGGCGCTGCCGGACTATCCGCCGGGCGGGCCGGAGGTGGAGGCCCTGCGCGCGCTGATCCCGCAGGTGCTGGAGGATGTCCGGCAGCTGCGCGCCGCCCCCGGGGCGGCCACCCTCCTGCCGCAGCGCATCGGCAGGCTGGAGGGCGACATCCTGGTGCTGGTCGCGCGCAGTTCGGAGGCGGTTGCGCGCTACGGCACGCGGCTGGCCGAGACCGCCTTCATCCCCTACCTGATCCGCGCCCTGCTGGGCACGACCCTCGTCCTGCTGATGACCTACGTCGCGCTGGTCCTGATCAGCCGGACAAGGCTGCGCAAGGCCAACCAGGCGCTGGCCGGCTGGGCGGAGGACACGGCGGGCGTGCTGGCCGCGATGCCGGGCGTCCTCATCCGTTCCCGCCGCGGGCAGGACGGCATCTGGCGGCGGAGCTTCGTCGGTGCCGCCGTGACGGAGGTGACCGGCCACTCGGTCGAGGAGGCGCTGCGGGACGACTGGTGGTCCGCCAATGTGGACCCTGCCGTGGCGCAGCGCGATTGGGCCGTCGGCACAACGCCGCAGATGGAGCCTACCACGGAGCGGGAATTCGCCTTCCGCCACAAGCGCGGCCACTGGATCTGGATCCGCCATCGCTCCCGCACCTATGCGAGCGCGGATGGCCAGCTGGAGATGATCAGCGTCTGGAACGACGTGACCGAGCGGCGGGACCTGCGCTTGCAGCGCGAGACCCTGACGGCGGATCTGCAGCGCGTCATCGCCACCATGCCCGGCGTGCTGGTCCGCCTGCGCCGGGGCGAGGATGGCCGCTGGGCCCCGCACTTCATCTCGCCCAGCATCGAGGCGCTGACGGGTGACACGGTGGAGGAGGCGAAGCGACACGGCTGGTGGCAGGAGCGGGCGGACCCCGAGGACCGTGAGCGCCTGCGGAACATGCTGTGCCAAAGCGACCCGACCCTGCCGACCTCCACGGATTTCCGCTTCCGCCACAGCCAGGGCCACATGATCTGGGTGCATTGCTCCACCCGCGGCTACGTCGATGCGAGCGGCCAGGCCGAGCTGATCTGCGTCTGGAGCGACATCACGGCGGAGAAGCGCCTGCTGCTCGATCGCGAGGAGCTGGCGAACGATCTGCAGGCCGTGATCCAGGCCATCCCGGGCGTGCTGATGCGCATCCGCGAGGCCGAGGGGGGTTCCTGGCAGCGCGTCTATGTGGCGCCCGGGATCGAGGCCCTCACCGGCCACAGCGTAGCCGAGGCGCTGCGCCCCGAATGGCTGCACGAGAACCTGGACCCGGCGGAACCCGGCCTCATCGACGCGCAGATGGGCGGCCCCTTCCCCGACCTCCAGCACTCGGTCGAGTTCCGCTTCCGCCACAAGCAGGGCCACTGGATCTGGATCCGCCGCTTCACGCGCGGGAACCGCGGGCCAGATGGCCGGCGCGAGATCATCGCCATCTGGAACGACGTGACGCATGAGAAGCGGTTGACCGAGCAGCTCACGCAATCGGCCAAGCTCGCGCAGTTGGGCGAGGTGGCGACCGGCATGGCCCATGAGCTGAACCAGCCCCTCGCGGGCATCAGCCTCGCCGCCGAGAACGCGTTGTTCAGCCTGGACCGCCTGCCCGACCCACCGGAGCGCGCGCAGCAGAAGCTCGGCCTGATCGTGGACCTGACGAAACGCGCCTCCGACATCATCGACCACATGCGCATCTTCGGCCGGAACGATTCCGCCGCCCGCGCCGCGGTGCCCCTGCCCGAGGTCTTCGCCGGGGCCGGGAAGCTCATGGCCAGCCGGCTGCGCGCGGCCGAGGTGCGGCTCGACGTGACCCTGCCCGCGGAGCTGCCGCCGGTGCTCGGCAAGTCCGTCCCGCTCGAACAGGTCATCATGAACCTGATCGGCAATGCCTGTGACGCCTATGCCGGCCTGGCCGAGCCGGTGCCGCTCGCGCAGCGCGCCATCCGCATCACCGCCCATGCCGAGGCGGATTGGGTGATCATCGAGGTGCAGGACGCGGCCGGCGGTATCCCGGAGGACATCCTGCCGCGCATCTTCGAGCCCTTCTTCACCACCAAGCCGGTCGGCCAGGGCACCGGCCTGGGGCTTTCGATCAGCTATGGGATCATCAGCGACATGGGCGGGACGATCACCGCCAACAACCGGGATGGCGGATGCCTCACGCGCATCCTCCTGCCCGTGGCGCGCTGA
- a CDS encoding ABC transporter ATP-binding protein encodes MTGLELRGIGKAFGQTTVLHKVDLAVRPGEFLALLGPSGCGKSTLMRIVAGIEAPDHGQVLIGGSELTQAHPAARNVAMVFQNYALYPHLTAAQNIAVPLAMRRLSAWQRMPLLGGLLPGARAIRRAIAQDVARVAEPLGLAHLLARKPAQLSGGQRQRVALARAVVRDPSVFLLDEPLSNLDAALRSSTRREIVEIHRRTGAATLYVTHDQAEALTMADRVAVMLAGRILQCGTPREVYEQPADIRVARFLGDPAINLLQAEAGEDGMVRLEGRTTGLRTRQRGPLTLGLRPEALQVAAQGWPARVEAREYLGEAQLLHTRIGPQPIILRVPPGLAEAPLLHLCFDPREALLFGADGARVPALEVQHA; translated from the coding sequence GTGACGGGACTGGAACTGCGCGGAATCGGCAAGGCCTTCGGCCAGACAACCGTCCTGCACAAGGTGGACCTCGCGGTCCGGCCGGGTGAATTCCTGGCGTTGCTGGGCCCTTCGGGCTGCGGCAAATCCACGCTCATGCGCATCGTCGCGGGCATCGAGGCGCCTGATCACGGCCAGGTCCTGATTGGCGGCTCCGAACTGACGCAAGCCCATCCGGCCGCGCGCAACGTCGCCATGGTCTTCCAGAACTATGCGCTCTACCCGCATCTCACGGCAGCGCAGAACATCGCCGTGCCACTCGCCATGCGCCGGCTCTCCGCCTGGCAGCGCATGCCGCTCCTGGGCGGCCTGCTGCCGGGGGCGCGGGCGATCCGCCGCGCCATCGCGCAGGATGTGGCGCGCGTGGCGGAGCCGCTTGGCCTCGCGCATCTGCTCGCCCGCAAGCCCGCGCAGCTCTCCGGCGGGCAGCGGCAGCGCGTCGCACTCGCGCGGGCCGTGGTGCGCGATCCGAGCGTCTTCCTCCTGGACGAGCCTCTCTCCAATCTCGACGCCGCGCTGCGCAGCTCCACCCGGCGCGAGATCGTCGAGATTCATCGGCGCACCGGCGCGGCCACGCTCTACGTCACGCATGACCAGGCCGAGGCGCTGACCATGGCGGACCGCGTCGCGGTCATGCTGGCCGGGCGCATCCTGCAATGCGGCACCCCGCGCGAGGTCTACGAGCAGCCGGCCGATATCCGCGTGGCCCGCTTCCTGGGCGACCCCGCCATCAACCTGCTGCAGGCCGAGGCGGGCGAGGATGGCATGGTGCGCCTGGAAGGGCGCACCACCGGGCTGCGAACCCGCCAGCGCGGGCCGCTGACGCTCGGCCTCCGGCCCGAGGCGCTGCAGGTGGCGGCGCAGGGCTGGCCCGCCCGCGTGGAAGCGCGCGAATACCTGGGCGAGGCCCAGCTGCTGCACACCCGCATCGGCCCGCAGCCCATCATCCTGCGCGTGCCGCCAGGCCTCGCCGAGGCACCGCTCCTGCATCTGTGCTTCGACCCGCGCGAGGCGCTGCTCTTCGGCGCCGATGGCGCGCGCGTGCCGGCGCTGGAGGTCCAGCATGCGTGA
- a CDS encoding carbohydrate ABC transporter permease: MREPGRRGEALAGWLLTTPAALAFLLLVLAPTLAAVALAFSDYELGQWPPAWIGLENFRELWTDRGFRTSFVNTLVYVGLVAPLSVLGGLGLALLIEGAARGRTLFRAVFFLPVVSLTVAMAAAWQYLLHPTIGPVNAALRMIGVTGPAWLSSSDTVLLSLAAIGIWEGVGFNMVLFMAGLTAIPRELREAALVDGARGGWDRFRLVTWPLLGPTTLFVVTISLIRAVRVFDTVAVLTRGGPNKASEVLLYTMYTEGFTFLRLGYSAAITLVFLAIVLVLMLLQTRVLDRRVHYG, encoded by the coding sequence ATGCGTGAGCCAGGCCGCCGCGGCGAGGCGCTGGCCGGATGGCTGCTGACCACGCCCGCCGCCCTCGCCTTCCTGCTGCTGGTGCTGGCGCCGACCCTCGCCGCCGTGGCCCTCGCTTTCTCCGATTATGAGCTGGGCCAATGGCCGCCCGCCTGGATCGGCCTCGAGAATTTCCGCGAGCTCTGGACCGATCGCGGCTTCCGCACCTCCTTCGTGAACACGCTGGTCTATGTCGGCCTGGTGGCACCCCTTTCGGTGCTGGGCGGCCTCGGCCTCGCGCTGCTGATCGAGGGGGCCGCGCGCGGCCGCACCCTCTTCCGCGCGGTGTTCTTCCTGCCGGTGGTGAGCCTGACGGTCGCCATGGCCGCCGCCTGGCAATACCTGTTGCACCCCACCATCGGCCCGGTGAACGCCGCGCTGCGCATGATCGGCGTCACGGGCCCTGCCTGGCTTTCCTCCTCCGACACGGTGCTGCTCTCGCTCGCCGCCATCGGCATCTGGGAGGGGGTGGGCTTCAATATGGTGCTGTTCATGGCCGGCCTCACCGCCATCCCGCGCGAGCTGCGCGAGGCGGCGTTGGTCGATGGCGCGCGCGGCGGCTGGGACCGTTTCCGCCTTGTCACCTGGCCGCTGCTGGGGCCGACCACGCTCTTCGTCGTCACCATCAGCCTGATCCGTGCCGTGCGCGTCTTCGACACGGTGGCGGTGCTGACGCGCGGCGGGCCGAACAAGGCCTCCGAGGTGCTGCTCTACACCATGTACACCGAGGGCTTCACCTTCCTCCGCCTCGGCTACTCCGCCGCGATCACGCTCGTTTTCCTGGCGATCGTCCTGGTGCTGATGCTGCTGCAGACGCGCGTGCTCGACCGGCGGGTGCATTATGGCTAG